One Primulina tabacum isolate GXHZ01 chromosome 10, ASM2559414v2, whole genome shotgun sequence DNA segment encodes these proteins:
- the LOC142505541 gene encoding zinc finger BED domain-containing protein RICESLEEPER 1-like, with product MLDSAIKYKKAFVFLQFNDKNYKFCPSSEEWKRGEKICEFLEPFYDTTNLISGSSYPTSNLYFMQVWKIEVLLKENLMHEDEVISDMCKRMLGKFEKYWTQYSMVLAFGVILDPRIKLSMLEVFYSKVESDFVKCLEKIELVKAKFYKLFDEYSKTDNASSSRPRSSFSTQIAPQSAREGKGKSKSIFYEMMAYESQTITNVEKSQIDLYLEEPKLEFAYHQDLNVLEYWKDKKHPYPTIAMMACDVLAIPITTVASESSFSIGARVLTKYRSCTLPEKIQALICTRNWLHGYVGNEDDTSVKTALSNQGSNADIDKGGEDEDGGEEFDMNDFMINEI from the exons ATGCTTGATAGTGCCATCAAGTATAAGAAAGCTTTTGTTTTCCTTCAATTCAATGACaagaattataaattttgtccttCAAGTGAAGAGTGGAAAAGAGGAGAAAAAATATGTGAGTTCCTTGAGCCATTTTATGACACTACCAATTTGATCTCCGGTTCTTCTTATCCTAcatcaaatttatattttatgcaagtCTGGAAGATTGAAGTTTTGTTAAAGGAAAACTTAATGCATGAAGATGAGGTGATAAGTGAtatgtgtaaaagaatgttGGGAAAGTTTGAAAAGTATTGGACACAATATAGCATGGTGCTTGCATTTGGAGTCATTCTTGACCCACGGATAAAGCTTTCGATGTTGGAGGTTTTTTATTCTAAGGTTGAGAGTGATTTTGTTAAATGTCTCGAGAAGATAGAACTTGTGAAAGCAAAATTCTATAAGCTTTTTGATGAATATTCTAAGACTGACAATGCAAGTTCTTCACGACCACGATCTTCTTTTAGCACACAAATTGCTCCCCAAAGTGCAAGAGAAGGTAAAGGAAAGAGCAAAAGCATTTTTTAT GAAATGATGGCATATGAGAGCCAGACAATTACAAATGTTGAAAAATCTCAAATTGATCTTTATTTGGAGGAGCCAAAACTTGAATTTGCATATCATCAAGATTTGAATGTTTTGGAGTACTGGAAGGATAAAAAACATCCGTACCCCACCATAGCAATGATGGCATGTGATGTtttggctattccaattactactGTTGCATCAGAATCATCTTTTTCCATCGGTGCTCGTGTGCTTACCAAGTATAGAAGTTGTACACTTCCTGAAAAAATTCAAGCTCTTATTTGCACTCGCAATTGGTTGCATGGTTACGTTG GTAATGAAGACGACACAAGTGTTAAAACAGCGTTGTCTAATCAGGGATCAAATGCTGATATTGATAAAGggggagaggatgaagatggaggagaagaatttgatatgaatgaTTTCatgattaatgaaatttaa